A genomic stretch from Gorilla gorilla gorilla isolate KB3781 chromosome 20, NHGRI_mGorGor1-v2.1_pri, whole genome shotgun sequence includes:
- the ILVBL gene encoding 2-hydroxyacyl-CoA lyase 2 isoform X2 → METLVAAAPAGSLFPSFLLLACGTLVAALLGAAHRLGLFYQLLHKVDKASVRHGGENVAAVLRAHGVRFIFTLVGGHISPLLVACEKLGIRVVDTRHEVTAVFAADAMARLSGTVGVAAVTAGPGLTNTVTAVKNAQMAQSPILLLGGAASTLLQNRGALQAVDQLSLFRPLCKFCASVRRVRDIVPTLRAAMAAAQSGTPGPVFVELPVDVLYPYFMVQKEMVPAKPPKGLVGRVVSWYLENYLANLFAGAWEPQPEGPLPLDIPQASPQQVQRCVEILSRAKRPLMVLGSQALLTPTSADKLRAAVETLGVPCFLGGMARGLLGRNHPLHIRENRSAALKKADVIVLAGTVCDFRLSYGRVLSHSSKIIIVNRNREEMLLNSDIFWKPQEAVQGDVGSFVLKLVEGLQGQTWAPDWVEELREADRQKEQTFREKAAMPVAQHLNPVQVLQLVEEMLPDNSILVVDGGDFVGTAAHLVQPRGPLRWLDPGLVPVWGRSFWLQPHRI, encoded by the exons ATGGAGACCCTCGTGGCCGCCGCCCCCGCCGGGAGCTTATTCCCCTCCTTCCTGCTCCTGGCCTGCGGGACGCTGGTGGCCGCCTTGCTGGGCGCCGCTCACCGCCTGGGGCTCTTCTATCAGCTGCTGCACAAG GTGGACAAGGCAAGCGTCCGGCATGGTGGAGAGAACGTGGCCGCTGTGCTGAGGGCCCATGGTGTGCGGTTCATCTTCACGCTGGTCGGTGGGCACATTTCCCCGCTGCTGGTGGCCTGTGAGAAACTGGGCATCCGTGTGGTGGACACACGCCATGAGGTCACGGCCGTCTTTGCTGCTGATGCTATGGCCCGCCTGTCCG GGACGGTGGGCGTGGCAGCAGTGACAGCAGGCCCTGGCCTCACCAACACGGTGACTGCGGTGAAGAATGCTCAGATGGCTCAGTCCCCAATCCTGCTTCTGGGTGGGGCCGCCAGCACTCTGCTGCAG AACCGGGGTGCGCTCCAGGCCGTTGATCAGCTGTCCCTTTTCCGGCCACTCTGTAAGTTCTGTGCGTCTGTGCGGAGGGTGCGGGACATTGTGCCCACCCTGAGGGCCGCGATGGCTGCCGCCCAGTCGGGCACCCCAG GTCCGGTGTTTGTGGAGCTCCCCGTTGACGTGCTGTACCCCTACTTCATGGTCCAGAAGGAGATGgtgccagccaagccacccaagggCCTCGTGGGCCGAGTGGTCTCCTG GTATTTAGAGAATTACCTGGCCAACCTCTTTGCAGGAGCCTGGGAGCCTCAGCCCGAGGGACCGCTGCCCCTGGACATCCCCCAGGCTTCCCCGCAGCAG GTTCAGCGCTGTGTGGAGATCCTGAGCCGGGCCAAGAGGCCTCTGATGGTGCTGGGGAGTCAGGCCCTGCTCACCCCAACGTCTGCCGACAAGCTTCG GGCTGCCGTGGAGACCTTGGGTGTTCCCTGCTTCCTTGGAGGGATGGCACGGGGGCTGTTAGGCCGCAACCACCCCCTCCACATCCGGGAGAACCGCAGTGCGGCCCTGAAGAAGGCGGATGTCATTGTCCTAGCAG GAACTGTGTGTGACTTCCGCCTATCCTATGGCCGTGTCCTCAGCCACAGCAGCAAGATCATCATCGTCAATCGTAATCGGGAAGAGATGTTGCTCAACTCAGACATCTTCTGGAAGCCCCAGGAGGCTGTGCAGG GAGATGTGGGTTCCTTCGTGCTGAAGTTAGTGGAGGGCCTTCAGGGCCAGACCTGGGCCCCAGACTGGGTGGAGGAGCTGCGGGAAGCCGACCGGCAGAAGGAGCAGACCTTTCG GGAGAAGGCAGCGATGCCTGTGGCCCAGCACCTGAACCCAGTGCAGGTGCTGCAGCTGGTGGAGGAAATGCTACCTGACAACTCAATTCTGGTGGTGGATGGCGGGGACTTCGTGGGCACTGCTGCCCATCTGGTACAGCCCCGCGGCCCCCTGCGCTGGCTCGATCCTG GTCTGGTGCCTGTTTGGGGACGGAGCTTTTGGCTACAGCCTCATCGAATTTGA
- the SYDE1 gene encoding rho GTPase-activating protein SYDE1, with amino-acid sequence MAEPLLRKTFSRLRGREKLPRKKSDAKERGRPAQRPEPSPPEPEPQAPEGSQAGAEGPSSPEASRSPARGAYLQSLEPSSRRWVLGGAKPAEDTSLGPGVPGSGEPTGEIWYNPIPEEDPRPPAPEPPGPQPGSAESEGLAPQGAAPASPPTKASRTKSPGPARRLSIKMKKLPELRRRLSLRGPRAGRERERAAPAGSVISRYHLDSSVGGPGPAAGPGGTRSPRAGYLSDGDSPERPAGPPSPTSFLPYEVGPTARAPPAALWGRLSLHLYGLGGLRPAPGATPRDLCCLLQVDGEARARTGPLRGGPDFLRLDHTFHLELEAARLLRALVLAWDPGVRRHRPCAQGTVLLPTVFRGCQAQQLAVRLEPQGLLYAKLTLSEQQEAPATAEPRVFGLPLPLLVERERPPGQVPLIIQKCVGQIERRGLRVVGLYRLCGSAAVKKELRDAFEQDSAAVCLSEDLYPDINVITGILKDYLRELPTPLITQPLYKVVLEAMARDPPNRVPPTTEGTRGLLSCLPDVERATLTLLLDHLRLVSSFHAYNRMTPQNLAVCFGPVLLPARQAPTRPRARSSGPGLASAVDFKHHIEVLHYLLQSWPDPRLPRQSPDVAPYLRPKRQPPLHLPLADPEVVTRPRGRGGPESPPSNRYAGDWSVCGRDFLPCGRDFLSGPDYDHVTGSDSEDEDEEVGEPRVTGDFEDDFDAPFNPHLNLKDFDALILDLERELSKQINVCL; translated from the exons ATGGCCGAGCCGCTACTCAGGAAAACCTTCTCCCGCCTGCGGGGCCGGGAGAAACTTCCCCGGAAAAAGTCGGACGCCAAGGAGCGCG GCCGCCCAGCCCAGCGCCCAGAGCCCAGCCCTCCAGAGCCAGAGCCCCAGGCTCCTGAAGGGTCCCAGGCCGGAGCAGAGGGGCCCTCCAGCCCCGAGGCATCAAGGAGCCCTGCACGGGGAGCCTACCTGCAAAGCCTGGAGCCCAGTAGCCGCCGATGGGTGCTGGGTGGGGCCAAGCCAGCTGAGGACACCTCTTTAGGGCCTGGGGTACCTGGCAGTGGGGAGCCCACCGGCGAGATCTGGTACAACCCCATCCCTGAGGAAGACCCCAGACCTCCAGCACCTGAGCCCCCGGGGCCACAGCCTGGCTCAGCTGAGTCAGAGGGCCTGGCCCCCCAAG GTGCAGCCCCCGCCAGCCCCCCAACCAAAGCCTCCCGCACCAAGTCCCCGGGCCCCGCCAGGCGCCTCTCCATAAAGATGAAGAAGCTGCCGGAACTGCGGCGCCGCCTGAGCCTGCGAGGCCCCCGGGCTGGCAGGGAGCGCGAGAGGGCTGCCCCTGCGGGCTCCGTCATCAGCCGCTACCACCTGGACAGCAGCGTGGGGGGCCCCGGGCCGGCAGCAGGGCCtgggggcacccggagcccgaggGCCGGTTACCTCAGCGACGGGGACTCACCGGAGCGCCCAGCTGGGCCCCCGTCACCCACCTCCTTCCTGCCCTACGAGGTGGGTCCCACAGCCCGGGCACCCCCGGCCGCACTCTGGGGCCGCCTCAGCCTGCACCTGTACGGTCTCGGGGGGCTGCGGCCAGCGCCGGGGGCCACCCCCAGGGACCTCTGCTGCCTACTGCAAGTGGATGGGGAGGCCAGGGCCCGAACAGGGCCACTGCGAGGGGGGCCGGACTTCCTGCGGCTGGACCACACCTTCCACCTGGAGCTGGAGGCCGCCAGGCTCCTGCGCGCCCTGGTGCTTGCGTGGGACCCTGGCGTGAGAAGGCACCGGCCCTGTGCCCAGGGCACCGTGCTGCTGCCCACGGTCTTCCGAG GGTGCCAGGCCCAACAGCTGGCCGTGCGCCTGGAGCCTCAGGGGCTGCTGTATGCCAAGCTGACCCTGTCGGAGCAGCAGGAAGCCCCTGCCACAGCTGAGCCCCGCGTCTTCGGGCTGCCCCTGCCACTGCTGGTGGAGCGGGAGCGGCCCCCCGGCCAGGTGCCCCTCATCATCCAGAAGTGCGTTGGGCAGATCGAGCGCCGAGGGCTGCGG GTAGTGGGACTGTACCGTCTTTGTGGCTCAGCGGCAGTGAAGAAAGAGCTTCGGGATGCCTTTGAGCAGGACAGTGCAGCGGTCTGCCTATCTGAGGACCTGTACCCCGATATCAATGTCATCACTG GCATCCTCAAGGATTATCTTCGAGAGCTGCCCACCCCACTCATCACCCAGCCCCTGTATAAGGTGGTACTGGAGGCCATGGCCCGGGACCCCCCAAACAGAGTTCCCCCCACCACTGAGGGCACCCGAGGGCTCCTCAGCTGCCTGCCAGATGTGGAAAGG GCCACGCTGACGCTTCTCCTGGACCACCTGCGCCTCGTCTCCTCCTTCCATGCCTACAACCGCATGACCCCACAGAACTTGGCCGTGTGCTTCGGGCCTGTGCTGCTGCCGGCACGCCAGGCGCCCACAAGGCCTCGTGCCCGCAGCTCCGGCCCAGGCCTTGCCAGTGCAGTGGACTTCAAGCACCACATCGAGGTGCTGCACTACCTGCTGCAGTCTTGGCCAG ATCCCCGCCTGCCCCGACAATCTCCAGATGTCGCGCCTTACTTGCGACCCAAACGACAGCCACCTCTGCACTTGCCGCTGGCAGACCCCGAAGTGGTGACTCGGCCCCGCGGTCGAGGAGGCCCCGAGAGCCCCCCGAGCAACCGCTACGCCGGCGACTGGAGCGTTTGCGGGCGGGACTTCCTGCCCTGTGGGCGGGATTTCCTGTCCGGGCCAGACTACGACCACGTGACGGGCAGTGACAGCGAGGACGAGGACGAGGAGGTCGGCGAGCCGAGGGTCACCGGTGACTTCGAAGACGACTTCGATGCGCCCTTCAACCCGCACCTGAATCTCAAAGACTTCGACGCCCTCATTCTGGATCTGGAGAGAGAGCTCTCCAAGCAAATCAACGTGTGCCTCTGA
- the ILVBL gene encoding 2-hydroxyacyl-CoA lyase 2 isoform X1 — protein METLVAAAPAGSLFPSFLLLACGTLVAALLGAAHRLGLFYQLLHKVDKASVRHGGENVAAVLRAHGVRFIFTLVGGHISPLLVACEKLGIRVVDTRHEVTAVFAADAMARLSGTVGVAAVTAGPGLTNTVTAVKNAQMAQSPILLLGGAASTLLQNRGALQAVDQLSLFRPLCKFCASVRRVRDIVPTLRAAMAAAQSGTPGPVFVELPVDVLYPYFMVQKEMVPAKPPKGLVGRVVSWYLENYLANLFAGAWEPQPEGPLPLDIPQASPQQVQRCVEILSRAKRPLMVLGSQALLTPTSADKLRAAVETLGVPCFLGGMARGLLGRNHPLHIRENRSAALKKADVIVLAGTVCDFRLSYGRVLSHSSKIIIVNRNREEMLLNSDIFWKPQEAVQGDVGSFVLKLVEGLQGQTWAPDWVEELREADRQKEQTFREKAAMPVAQHLNPVQVLQLVEEMLPDNSILVVDGGDFVGTAAHLVQPRGPLRWLDPGAFGTLGVGAGFALGAKLCRPDAEVWCLFGDGAFGYSLIEFDTFVRHKIPVMALVGNDAGWTQISREQVPSLGSNVACGLAYTDYHKAAMGLGARGLLLSRENEDQVVKVLHDAQQQCRDGHPVVVNILIGRTDFRDGSIAV, from the exons ATGGAGACCCTCGTGGCCGCCGCCCCCGCCGGGAGCTTATTCCCCTCCTTCCTGCTCCTGGCCTGCGGGACGCTGGTGGCCGCCTTGCTGGGCGCCGCTCACCGCCTGGGGCTCTTCTATCAGCTGCTGCACAAG GTGGACAAGGCAAGCGTCCGGCATGGTGGAGAGAACGTGGCCGCTGTGCTGAGGGCCCATGGTGTGCGGTTCATCTTCACGCTGGTCGGTGGGCACATTTCCCCGCTGCTGGTGGCCTGTGAGAAACTGGGCATCCGTGTGGTGGACACACGCCATGAGGTCACGGCCGTCTTTGCTGCTGATGCTATGGCCCGCCTGTCCG GGACGGTGGGCGTGGCAGCAGTGACAGCAGGCCCTGGCCTCACCAACACGGTGACTGCGGTGAAGAATGCTCAGATGGCTCAGTCCCCAATCCTGCTTCTGGGTGGGGCCGCCAGCACTCTGCTGCAG AACCGGGGTGCGCTCCAGGCCGTTGATCAGCTGTCCCTTTTCCGGCCACTCTGTAAGTTCTGTGCGTCTGTGCGGAGGGTGCGGGACATTGTGCCCACCCTGAGGGCCGCGATGGCTGCCGCCCAGTCGGGCACCCCAG GTCCGGTGTTTGTGGAGCTCCCCGTTGACGTGCTGTACCCCTACTTCATGGTCCAGAAGGAGATGgtgccagccaagccacccaagggCCTCGTGGGCCGAGTGGTCTCCTG GTATTTAGAGAATTACCTGGCCAACCTCTTTGCAGGAGCCTGGGAGCCTCAGCCCGAGGGACCGCTGCCCCTGGACATCCCCCAGGCTTCCCCGCAGCAG GTTCAGCGCTGTGTGGAGATCCTGAGCCGGGCCAAGAGGCCTCTGATGGTGCTGGGGAGTCAGGCCCTGCTCACCCCAACGTCTGCCGACAAGCTTCG GGCTGCCGTGGAGACCTTGGGTGTTCCCTGCTTCCTTGGAGGGATGGCACGGGGGCTGTTAGGCCGCAACCACCCCCTCCACATCCGGGAGAACCGCAGTGCGGCCCTGAAGAAGGCGGATGTCATTGTCCTAGCAG GAACTGTGTGTGACTTCCGCCTATCCTATGGCCGTGTCCTCAGCCACAGCAGCAAGATCATCATCGTCAATCGTAATCGGGAAGAGATGTTGCTCAACTCAGACATCTTCTGGAAGCCCCAGGAGGCTGTGCAGG GAGATGTGGGTTCCTTCGTGCTGAAGTTAGTGGAGGGCCTTCAGGGCCAGACCTGGGCCCCAGACTGGGTGGAGGAGCTGCGGGAAGCCGACCGGCAGAAGGAGCAGACCTTTCG GGAGAAGGCAGCGATGCCTGTGGCCCAGCACCTGAACCCAGTGCAGGTGCTGCAGCTGGTGGAGGAAATGCTACCTGACAACTCAATTCTGGTGGTGGATGGCGGGGACTTCGTGGGCACTGCTGCCCATCTGGTACAGCCCCGCGGCCCCCTGCGCTGGCTCGATCCTG GGGCCTTTGGGACTCTGGGAGTTGGTGCAGGATTTGCACTTGGGGCCAAGCTGTGCCGGCCAGATGCTGAG GTCTGGTGCCTGTTTGGGGACGGAGCTTTTGGCTACAGCCTCATCGAATTTGATACATTCGTCAGACACAAG ATCCCAGTGATGGCCTTGGTAGGGAATGATGCTGGCTGGACACAGATTTCTCGGGAGCAGGTGCCCTCTCTGGGCAGCAACGTGGCCTGTGGCCTGGCCTACACTG ATTATCACAAGGCAGCCATGGGTCTGGGGGCCCGGGGCTTGCTGCTCTCACGGGAGAACGAGGATCAGGTGGTCAAGGTGCTGCACGATGCCCAGCAGCAGTGCCGAGACGGCCACCCGGTTGTGGTCAACATCCTCATTGGGAGGACGGACTTCCGCGATGGCTCTATTGCTGTATAG